The sequence ACCGGTGCTTGGCGGTCGCAACGTCCGTGCTGGAACGCGGAGAAGTGCATCAACTGCCTGACGTGCTGGATCTACTGTCCTGACGCCGCCATCATTGTCAAAGCCGGCAAGATGGCGGGCATCAACTACGACTACTGCAAGGGCTGCGGCATCTGCGCTAACGTCTGCCCGACCAAGGTGCAGGCTATCACCATGGAAGAGGAGAGGAAGTGAGGCAAGTCAAGGTGCAAAGTGCAAAGTGCAAAATGGCGGGCAGGAGGGGGACATGATACTTGCCAAGACCGGGAACGAGGCGCTGGCGTACGCGATGCGGCAGATAAACCCGGATGTGGTTGCCGCGTACCCAATAACGCCCTCGACCGAGATCGTGCAGATTTTCGCCCAGTACGTGAGCGACGGCAAGGTCAATTCCGAGTTCGTGGCGGTGGAGAGCGAGCACTCGGCCATGGCTGCCTGCATCGGCGCGGCCGCATCCGGCTGCCGGACGATGACCGCGACCGCATCGCAGGGGTTGATGCTGATGCACGAGATGCTCTTCATTGCCGGCGGCCTCCGGCTGCCGATAGTCATGCCTATCGCCTCCCGCTCGGTTTCGTCGCCGCTGAACATCCACGGCGACCATTCGGACTCGCTTGCCTCCCGCGACTCGGGCTGGCTGCAGTTCTTCTGCGAGACGGTGCAGGAGGGCTACGATACGCTCATCCAGTGCGTGAAGATAGCCGAACGCGCGTCCCTGCCCGCCATCTGCGCGGTGGACGGTTTCATCCTGTCGCACTGCATGGAACGGATCGAGACGTTTGAAGACCAGCCGGTGCGCGAGTTCATCGGCGCGTA is a genomic window of candidate division WOR-3 bacterium containing:
- a CDS encoding pyruvate synthase codes for the protein MAKLKSWKELPCGAIIDDPKAVLENKTGAWRSQRPCWNAEKCINCLTCWIYCPDAAIIVKAGKMAGINYDYCKGCGICANVCPTKVQAITMEEERK